The following are from one region of the Nicotiana tabacum cultivar K326 chromosome 3, ASM71507v2, whole genome shotgun sequence genome:
- the LOC142176589 gene encoding aluminum-activated malate transporter 7-like has translation MVTPLQAPEEIKGMIKETTIKMSIESGKALKELAHSIKTMTSPLSANKHVSNAKTAAKNLKSLLILGFWEDINLLEVILVAVVASILTDIVICVEEIADSVNELASLSHFSSKETKVDSSKKFNIEATQSRKIHATNVVFDSQHNVS, from the coding sequence ATGGTGACTCCATTGCAGGCACCTGAAGAGATCAAGGGAATGATCAAGGAAACAACAATAAAAATGAGCATAGAATCTGGGAAAGCACTAAAAGAACTAGCACATTCTATAAAAACAATGACTTCTCCCTTGTCAGCTAATAAACATGTCTCAAACGCCAAAACAGCAGCCAAGAACCTGAAATCACTTCTCATATTAGGTTTCTGGGAAGATATTAACTTACTAGAAGTCATACTAGTGGCTGTAGTTGCATCAATACTAACCGATATCGTCATTTGTGTCGAAGAAATTGCTGATTCTGTTAATGAGCTTGCTTCTTTATCTCATTTTAGCAGCAAAGAAACAAAGGTAGATTCATCAAAAAAATTCAATATTGAAGCAACACAAAGTAGAAAAATACATGCTACAAACGTGGTATTCGATTCACAACACAATGTAAGCTAG